A single Desulfovibrio piger DNA region contains:
- a CDS encoding indolepyruvate oxidoreductase subunit beta, whose amino-acid sequence MQHSDKQKRLRIFFTGVGGQGTLTATTLLARTALDAGQDVVAGEVHGMAQRGGVVESVLLLGGWRSPKLDLGEADILLGFEPLETLRGLPYLRPGGVIFSSRDPMPPLSVSLGMAEYPSMEEIEQKSRTVASQCHFLACRELGIQAGAAQAGNTVLLAAVCASGLLPFGIDALKTAIEKYLPAKLQASNLKALELGQAALHM is encoded by the coding sequence ATGCAACATAGCGACAAACAAAAGCGTCTTCGTATCTTCTTCACCGGCGTGGGCGGACAGGGCACCCTGACCGCCACCACCCTGCTGGCCCGCACTGCCCTGGATGCCGGGCAGGACGTGGTGGCCGGCGAAGTCCACGGCATGGCCCAGCGCGGTGGCGTGGTGGAATCCGTACTGCTGCTGGGCGGCTGGCGTTCGCCCAAGCTGGACCTTGGCGAAGCCGACATCCTGCTGGGCTTCGAGCCCCTGGAGACCCTGCGCGGCCTGCCCTATCTGCGTCCCGGCGGCGTCATCTTCTCCAGCCGTGATCCCATGCCGCCCCTGAGCGTGTCGCTGGGCATGGCCGAATATCCTTCCATGGAAGAGATCGAACAGAAGTCCCGTACCGTGGCCAGCCAGTGCCATTTCCTGGCCTGCCGCGAGCTGGGCATCCAGGCCGGTGCCGCCCAGGCGGGCAATACCGTGCTGCTGGCCGCTGTCTGTGCCTCGGGCCTGCTGCCCTTCGGCATCGACGCCCTCAAGACCGCCATCGAAAAATACCTGCCCGCCAAGTTGCAGGCCTCCAACCTCAAGGCCCTGGAGCTCGGTCAGGCCGCCCTGCACATGTAA
- a CDS encoding amino acid ABC transporter ATP-binding protein, which produces MNEIVLQVKGISKSLGGKSILDNCSLTMKRGELKVLIGPSGAGKSTLLQCINCLIPPDRGEIILEGEKLDFANKAKLCAFRAQVGMIFQDFNLFDHLTAEENVAIALRKVRGMSAAAARERAMDELARVGLARRSLLYPAQLSGGQKQRVAIARALAMDPKVILLDEPTSALDPELVGEVLSVIRDLSRGGMTMIMATHQMDFARALAHEILFMERGVIIEQGAPETLLAEGSNTRTRDFCAHLLDMGA; this is translated from the coding sequence ATGAACGAAATCGTCTTGCAGGTAAAAGGCATCAGCAAAAGCCTGGGCGGCAAGTCCATCCTGGACAATTGCTCCCTGACCATGAAACGCGGCGAGCTCAAGGTCCTCATCGGTCCTTCCGGTGCGGGCAAGAGCACGCTCTTGCAGTGCATCAACTGCCTCATCCCCCCGGACAGGGGCGAGATCATCCTTGAAGGCGAAAAGCTGGATTTCGCCAACAAAGCCAAGCTCTGCGCCTTCCGGGCCCAGGTGGGCATGATCTTCCAGGACTTCAACCTGTTCGACCACCTGACCGCCGAAGAGAACGTGGCCATCGCCCTGCGCAAGGTGCGCGGCATGTCCGCGGCGGCCGCCCGCGAACGCGCCATGGACGAGCTGGCCCGCGTGGGCCTTGCCCGCCGTTCCCTGCTCTACCCCGCCCAGCTTTCCGGCGGCCAGAAACAGCGCGTGGCCATAGCCCGTGCCCTGGCCATGGATCCCAAGGTCATCCTGCTGGACGAGCCTACCTCCGCCCTGGACCCGGAACTGGTGGGCGAAGTGCTCTCCGTCATCCGCGACCTTTCCAGAGGCGGCATGACCATGATCATGGCCACCCACCAGATGGACTTCGCCCGTGCCCTGGCCCATGAGATCCTGTTCATGGAACGCGGCGTCATCATCGAGCAGGGCGCGCCCGAGACCCTGCTGGCCGAAGGCAGCAATACCCGCACCCGCGACTTCTGCGCGCACCTGCTGGACATGGGGGCCTAG
- a CDS encoding tetratricopeptide repeat protein, which produces MNPVRPQNTPESPTLLNDLKAEVSAESAPLLQFIVRHSGLIVGVVVILLVALVGTAVWRWHQGGLQAEAQTELARIGITMKGGDRLKALDDLAAKAPENMRYSIYLMQAEFAMQDQDYSRAEQAYATAARLDADGAMGLMAALGQAGALIKLDCPADAVTLLQGLESRATEDGRATLRMLLGEAAEAAGKTDVAIAAYEALAASQPGLDGEFYRSRADALGGGKTAPVKDGAENK; this is translated from the coding sequence ATGAATCCTGTCAGACCTCAGAATACCCCTGAATCTCCTACCCTGCTCAATGACCTCAAGGCCGAGGTGAGCGCGGAAAGCGCGCCGCTGCTGCAGTTCATCGTGCGCCACAGCGGGCTGATCGTGGGCGTGGTGGTCATCCTTCTGGTGGCCCTGGTGGGCACGGCCGTATGGCGCTGGCATCAGGGCGGCCTGCAGGCCGAGGCCCAGACCGAGCTGGCGCGTATCGGCATCACCATGAAGGGCGGGGATCGCCTCAAGGCGCTGGACGACCTGGCAGCCAAAGCTCCCGAGAACATGCGCTACAGCATCTATCTGATGCAGGCCGAGTTCGCCATGCAGGATCAGGACTACAGCCGGGCCGAGCAGGCCTATGCCACGGCGGCCAGGCTGGACGCCGATGGTGCCATGGGCCTGATGGCCGCCCTGGGCCAGGCCGGCGCGCTGATCAAGCTGGATTGTCCCGCCGATGCCGTGACCCTGCTGCAGGGCCTGGAGAGCCGCGCCACCGAAGACGGCCGTGCCACTCTGCGCATGCTGCTGGGCGAGGCCGCCGAAGCGGCGGGCAAGACCGATGTGGCCATTGCCGCCTATGAAGCGCTGGCCGCCTCGCAGCCCGGTCTGGACGGTGAGTTTTACCGCTCGCGCGCGGATGCGCTGGGCGGTGGCAAGACCGCACCCGTGAAGGACGGGGCGGAGAACAAGTAA
- a CDS encoding ABC transporter substrate-binding protein: MKKLFVCALLFGLLASVPAFAQKTYVNGIDSNYPPFAYVDEKTGQPAGFDIDAMNWIAKTMGFKVVHKPVAWDGIVLALANKQIDMIASGMSITEKRRKMVDFSDPYWEVSRVFLVPADSKLTPADILSKPIKLGVQRGTSEAEAIKQEQKEKGYPFELRFYESCPLAVEDLVNGRIDAALMDSLPAGDAIARGKAVKKAGVHGEPDQFGVAIRKGDKELRALIDEGFRKLQADPYWKELQAKYLSK, from the coding sequence ATGAAAAAACTTTTTGTTTGCGCCCTGCTGTTCGGCCTGCTGGCCTCCGTGCCGGCCTTTGCCCAGAAGACCTACGTCAACGGTATCGACTCCAACTATCCGCCTTTTGCCTATGTCGATGAAAAGACCGGCCAGCCCGCCGGCTTCGACATCGATGCCATGAACTGGATCGCCAAGACCATGGGCTTCAAGGTCGTCCACAAGCCCGTGGCCTGGGACGGCATCGTGCTGGCCCTTGCCAACAAGCAGATCGACATGATCGCCTCCGGCATGAGCATCACCGAGAAACGCCGCAAGATGGTGGACTTTTCCGATCCTTACTGGGAAGTCTCCCGCGTGTTCCTGGTGCCTGCCGACTCCAAGCTGACCCCTGCCGACATCCTGTCCAAGCCCATCAAGCTGGGCGTGCAGCGCGGCACCTCCGAGGCTGAAGCCATCAAGCAGGAACAGAAGGAAAAGGGCTACCCCTTCGAACTGCGCTTCTATGAATCCTGCCCGCTGGCCGTGGAAGACCTGGTCAACGGCCGTATCGACGCCGCCCTCATGGACTCCCTGCCCGCCGGTGACGCCATCGCCCGCGGCAAGGCCGTGAAGAAGGCCGGCGTGCACGGTGAGCCCGACCAGTTCGGCGTGGCCATCCGCAAGGGCGACAAGGAACTGCGCGCCCTCATCGACGAAGGCTTCCGCAAGCTGCAGGCCGATCCCTACTGGAAGGAACTGCAGGCCAAGTACCTGAGCAAGTAA
- a CDS encoding amino acid ABC transporter permease, with translation MGGTLVTVGSVALALGMGLVLGVPMAVLQVYGNALARRLVGLYVWFFRGVPILVLLFLSQGLFLSMGWIIQPFLLSCLVMGCISTAYQSQIFRGAIESLPQGQLKAARALGMRDLTAITCIILPQALRLSIPGWANEFSILLKDSAVCYLLGTMEIMARVNAVAQRTHEHLAFFALAGVIYFVLTLIVLKLLRRLENKVQIPGYSAGTVGSMANNTQHGVKNA, from the coding sequence ATGGGCGGCACGCTGGTGACCGTGGGCTCGGTGGCCCTGGCGCTGGGCATGGGGCTGGTGCTGGGCGTCCCCATGGCCGTGCTGCAGGTGTACGGCAACGCCCTGGCACGCCGTCTGGTGGGACTGTATGTCTGGTTTTTCCGCGGCGTCCCCATCCTGGTGCTGCTCTTTCTTTCCCAGGGGCTTTTCCTCTCCATGGGCTGGATCATCCAGCCCTTCCTGCTCTCCTGTCTCGTCATGGGCTGCATCAGCACGGCCTACCAGTCCCAGATCTTCCGGGGCGCCATCGAGAGCCTGCCCCAGGGGCAGCTCAAGGCCGCACGCGCCCTGGGCATGCGCGACCTGACCGCCATCACCTGCATCATCCTGCCGCAGGCCCTGCGTCTTTCCATCCCGGGCTGGGCCAACGAATTTTCCATCCTCCTCAAAGACTCCGCCGTCTGTTACCTGCTGGGCACCATGGAGATCATGGCCCGCGTCAATGCCGTGGCCCAGCGCACGCATGAACATCTGGCATTTTTCGCCCTGGCCGGGGTCATCTATTTCGTTTTGACGCTGATCGTGCTCAAGCTCTTGCGCCGTCTGGAAAACAAGGTCCAGATCCCCGGCTACTCCGCCGGCACGGTGGGCAGCATGGCCAACAACACGCAGCATGGGGTAAAGAACGCATGA
- a CDS encoding ABC transporter ATP-binding protein, with protein MPVLRGLDFCLERGGMTGLVGESGSGKSTLARLLLGLERPDRGTVLLDGLPLRQWRARGGRLSVVFQDYMTSVDPGFTLAEVVDEGLGPGCRLSRRERRRQVDRLLERVGLSPSLAGRLPHELSGGQVQRACIARALAARPSFLVLDEAVSSLDVPVQVQVLELLRDIRNDMTCLFITHDLQAATLVCDSLLVLDQGRCAEHLPVSRLGSARSPRLRRMLETVVPFRSAWDGSRDEGDGAEDADGTMPRGTGDRTQGSPP; from the coding sequence ATGCCCGTGCTGCGGGGGCTGGACTTCTGTCTGGAGCGGGGCGGGATGACCGGCCTTGTGGGCGAGAGCGGCAGCGGCAAGAGCACGCTGGCGCGCCTGCTGCTGGGGCTGGAGCGGCCCGACCGCGGCACCGTGCTGCTGGACGGCCTGCCCCTGCGGCAGTGGCGGGCCCGGGGCGGCAGGCTCTCCGTGGTCTTTCAGGACTATATGACCTCGGTCGATCCGGGCTTCACGCTGGCGGAGGTCGTGGACGAAGGGCTGGGGCCGGGCTGCCGCCTTTCCCGCCGGGAGCGGCGGCGCCAAGTGGACAGGCTGCTGGAGCGCGTGGGGCTTTCCCCTTCGCTGGCCGGCCGTCTGCCGCATGAACTCAGCGGAGGGCAGGTGCAGCGGGCCTGCATCGCCCGGGCACTGGCCGCACGGCCGTCCTTCCTGGTGCTGGACGAGGCCGTGAGCTCGCTGGATGTCCCGGTACAGGTACAGGTGCTGGAACTGCTGCGGGACATACGCAACGACATGACCTGCCTGTTCATCACCCATGACCTGCAGGCCGCGACGCTGGTCTGTGACAGTCTGCTGGTCCTGGATCAGGGCCGCTGTGCGGAGCATCTGCCGGTATCGCGGCTGGGGAGCGCCCGCAGCCCGCGCTTGCGGCGGATGCTGGAAACGGTCGTCCCCTTCCGCTCCGCCTGGGACGGGAGCCGTGACGAGGGCGACGGGGCGGAGGATGCCGACGGTACAATGCCGCGCGGAACGGGGGACAGAACGCAGGGCTCTCCGCCATAA
- a CDS encoding MucR family transcriptional regulator, translating to MALEDKDIFNAIFNKYSDQPIEFIMEQYEKAKVLNMAIERRINAQTEQPVKAEEPAPAALPPAAVPLPGEEEKKPAPAPKKIFSKADLVCDPAEAITDSTITCCLCGKAACSLTSRHLANHGINVEEYKYLCGYPSEQKLMSRNFEAKMRRNVQRAQQARKEKRQAENA from the coding sequence ATGGCTCTGGAAGACAAGGATATTTTCAACGCTATTTTCAACAAGTACAGCGATCAGCCCATCGAATTCATCATGGAGCAGTACGAAAAGGCAAAAGTTCTCAATATGGCTATCGAGCGCCGCATCAATGCGCAGACGGAGCAGCCCGTGAAAGCCGAAGAACCCGCGCCTGCCGCCCTGCCCCCCGCGGCCGTGCCCCTCCCCGGCGAAGAGGAGAAAAAGCCCGCCCCGGCCCCCAAAAAAATATTCAGCAAGGCCGACCTGGTCTGCGATCCTGCGGAGGCCATCACCGACAGCACCATCACCTGCTGCCTGTGCGGCAAGGCGGCCTGCTCCCTGACCTCCCGCCATCTGGCCAATCACGGCATCAATGTGGAAGAGTACAAGTATCTCTGCGGCTATCCGTCCGAGCAGAAGCTCATGTCCCGGAATTTCGAAGCCAAGATGCGGCGCAATGTCCAAAGGGCCCAGCAGGCCCGCAAGGAAAAGCGCCAGGCCGAAAACGCCTAG
- a CDS encoding class I SAM-dependent methyltransferase yields the protein MMEQTAGAPRGAVTARPGLDGRIRRYWTRRSGAFGQVRREELHSDKSSLWRAEILPWLPRREDGAPLRILDLGTGAGFFAILLAQAGCEVTGIDLSEGMLAQAAALADEAGCTVDWRCMSATELDFGEAAFDGVLARNLTWTLTDPEAAYAEWLRVLRPGGVLLNFDADYGAVDFTRLADEQGQHAHADMDRALLQEGEAIRRALPLSRRERPQWDMEALARAGFVRCSCDTGLSGRIFARRDATYNPVPMFTLRAYRP from the coding sequence ATGATGGAGCAGACAGCCGGCGCCCCCCGGGGCGCTGTGACGGCCCGGCCCGGGCTCGACGGGCGCATCCGGCGTTACTGGACCCGGCGTTCCGGCGCCTTCGGGCAGGTCCGCCGCGAGGAATTGCACAGTGACAAGTCTTCCCTGTGGCGGGCGGAGATCCTGCCCTGGCTGCCGCGCCGGGAAGATGGTGCCCCCCTGCGCATACTGGATCTGGGCACGGGCGCGGGATTTTTTGCCATCCTGCTGGCGCAGGCTGGCTGTGAGGTCACGGGCATCGATCTGAGCGAGGGGATGCTCGCCCAGGCCGCCGCCCTGGCCGATGAGGCAGGCTGCACGGTGGACTGGCGCTGTATGAGCGCCACGGAGCTGGACTTCGGGGAGGCCGCCTTCGACGGCGTGCTGGCCCGCAACCTGACCTGGACGCTGACGGATCCCGAGGCGGCCTATGCGGAGTGGCTGCGGGTGCTGCGGCCCGGCGGCGTGCTGCTCAACTTCGATGCCGATTACGGGGCCGTGGATTTCACCCGGCTTGCCGACGAGCAGGGGCAGCATGCCCATGCCGACATGGACAGGGCCCTTTTGCAGGAAGGCGAGGCCATCCGCCGGGCCCTGCCCCTGAGCCGCCGGGAGCGGCCGCAGTGGGACATGGAGGCCCTGGCTCGGGCGGGCTTTGTCCGTTGCAGCTGCGATACCGGGCTCAGCGGACGGATCTTCGCCCGGCGGGACGCCACGTACAATCCTGTCCCCATGTTCACCCTGCGCGCGTACCGGCCCTGA
- a CDS encoding nicotinate-nicotinamide nucleotide adenylyltransferase produces MDGIKAAGRALFGGSFNPPHVGHLRLAIEMAETLRPLAAGVELTPCATPPHKVAGGLLPFDLRAAMVEACLDGLPGLSCNRMEAGRPGLSYTWDTLRACREETPERPLFFILGSPDYALLPHWHRGLELPCLCQLVVVPRGEGSEKNFLAATQSMWPGAQPCEPVLPGSRRMRLPGGGLVHFVPLPWISVSASRIRHRWLHGLNVDFLVPRPVLDLLDAHRETVLAHWLPEPRPDEA; encoded by the coding sequence ATGGACGGGATAAAGGCAGCGGGCCGGGCCCTGTTCGGCGGCAGTTTCAATCCGCCGCATGTGGGACATCTGCGTCTGGCCATCGAGATGGCGGAGACCTTGCGGCCCCTGGCCGCCGGCGTGGAGCTGACGCCCTGCGCCACACCGCCGCACAAGGTGGCGGGCGGCCTGCTGCCCTTCGATCTGCGGGCCGCCATGGTGGAAGCCTGCCTGGACGGCCTGCCGGGCCTTTCCTGCAATCGCATGGAGGCCGGGCGCCCCGGCCTTTCCTATACCTGGGACACCCTGCGGGCCTGCCGCGAAGAGACGCCGGAACGGCCCCTGTTCTTCATCCTCGGCAGCCCGGATTATGCCCTGCTGCCCCACTGGCACCGGGGCCTGGAGCTGCCCTGTCTTTGCCAGCTGGTGGTGGTGCCGCGCGGGGAAGGCTCGGAAAAGAACTTTCTTGCCGCCACGCAAAGCATGTGGCCCGGGGCGCAGCCGTGCGAGCCCGTCCTGCCCGGGAGCCGCCGCATGCGCCTGCCCGGTGGCGGACTGGTCCATTTCGTGCCCCTGCCGTGGATCTCCGTCAGCGCCTCGCGCATCCGCCACCGCTGGCTGCACGGACTGAACGTGGATTTTCTGGTGCCCAGGCCCGTGCTGGACCTGCTGGACGCCCACAGGGAGACCGTGCTGGCGCACTGGCTGCCCGAGCCCAGGCCGGACGAGGCCTGA
- the iorA gene encoding indolepyruvate ferredoxin oxidoreductase subunit alpha, whose amino-acid sequence MSKHPLLHGARGERHVLLGNEAIVRGALEAGVHMVTCYPGTPSSEVPDTFYKLGGEGRYRIEYAVNEKVAFEVAAGAALGGAQALVTMKHVGLNVAADPLFTSVYTGLPGGLVVLSADDPGCHSSQNEQDNRYYARFASLPCFEPVSAQEAKDMTREAFRLARELQQPVLLRTTTRVSHMRGNVEFDDLPAEPAPIVDFQRNPGRFVPVPAVARGRHRSLLEIMEKARAFAESSRFSREYGPEGCRLGIIASGVARNYLADALASGGWEERVRVLELGMTWPLPEARIEAFLHSCDRVLVLEEGEPLLEGSVRALAQKCGCKARIEGKDETLTVLDEYSTTLVLRRVADYLDCPCPVKASSPVVRELPVRPPNLCAGCSHRAVYYAVRHTFGDDACYSSDIGCYTLGMLPPLRMADFLVCMGSSVSAGSGFARASGKPVVAFIGDSTFFHSGMTGLANAVFNKHDILVVILDNGTTAMTGHQPNPGMLQDILGEEAMHLDIESVVRGLGVTECVKVRSYNLKALHSALEDMRGKKGVRVIIAEEPCVLYARRRLKKTAAQVAYVAEQGADAQRCLEELACPAFYRNGEDVAVDENLCTGCMVCLQVAPKAFKARKRA is encoded by the coding sequence ATGAGCAAACATCCTCTGCTGCACGGGGCGCGTGGCGAGCGCCACGTTTTGCTGGGCAATGAAGCCATCGTACGCGGCGCACTGGAAGCCGGCGTGCATATGGTCACCTGCTATCCGGGCACGCCTTCTTCCGAGGTGCCGGATACCTTTTACAAACTGGGAGGCGAGGGCCGCTACAGGATCGAGTACGCGGTCAACGAGAAGGTCGCGTTCGAAGTGGCCGCCGGTGCGGCCCTGGGCGGTGCCCAGGCCCTGGTGACCATGAAGCACGTGGGCCTCAACGTGGCGGCCGACCCGCTGTTCACCTCGGTCTATACCGGCCTGCCCGGTGGTCTGGTGGTGCTCTCCGCCGATGACCCCGGCTGCCACTCCAGCCAGAACGAGCAGGACAACCGTTACTACGCGCGTTTCGCCTCCCTGCCCTGTTTCGAGCCCGTGTCCGCCCAGGAAGCCAAGGACATGACCCGCGAGGCCTTCCGCCTGGCCCGTGAGCTCCAGCAGCCCGTGCTGCTGCGCACCACCACCCGCGTCAGCCACATGCGCGGCAACGTGGAGTTCGACGACCTGCCGGCGGAGCCCGCGCCCATCGTGGACTTCCAGCGCAACCCCGGCCGCTTCGTGCCCGTGCCCGCCGTGGCCCGCGGCCGTCACCGCTCCCTGCTGGAGATCATGGAAAAGGCCCGCGCCTTTGCCGAATCCAGCCGCTTCAGCCGCGAATACGGTCCCGAGGGCTGCCGCCTGGGCATCATCGCCAGCGGTGTGGCCCGCAACTATCTGGCCGACGCCCTGGCTTCCGGCGGCTGGGAAGAGCGCGTGCGCGTGCTCGAGCTGGGCATGACCTGGCCCCTGCCCGAAGCCCGCATCGAAGCCTTCCTGCACTCCTGTGACCGCGTGCTGGTGCTGGAGGAAGGCGAGCCCCTGCTGGAAGGCAGCGTGCGCGCCCTGGCCCAGAAGTGCGGCTGCAAGGCCCGCATCGAAGGCAAGGACGAGACCCTCACCGTGCTGGACGAATACTCCACCACCCTGGTGCTGCGCCGCGTGGCCGATTATCTGGACTGCCCCTGCCCGGTCAAGGCCTCCTCGCCCGTGGTCCGCGAGCTGCCCGTGCGTCCGCCGAACCTTTGTGCCGGCTGCTCGCACCGCGCCGTCTATTACGCCGTCCGCCACACCTTCGGTGACGACGCCTGCTATTCCAGCGACATCGGCTGCTATACCCTGGGCATGCTGCCGCCCCTGCGCATGGCCGACTTCCTGGTCTGCATGGGCTCCTCCGTGTCCGCCGGCAGCGGCTTTGCCCGGGCCTCCGGCAAGCCGGTGGTGGCCTTCATCGGCGACTCCACCTTCTTCCATTCCGGCATGACCGGCCTGGCCAACGCCGTGTTCAACAAGCACGACATCCTGGTGGTCATCCTCGACAACGGCACCACCGCCATGACCGGCCATCAGCCCAACCCCGGCATGCTGCAGGACATCCTCGGGGAAGAGGCCATGCATCTGGATATCGAATCCGTGGTGCGCGGTCTGGGCGTCACCGAATGCGTGAAGGTCCGTTCCTACAACCTCAAGGCCCTGCATTCGGCCCTGGAAGACATGCGCGGCAAGAAGGGCGTGCGCGTCATCATCGCGGAAGAACCCTGCGTGCTCTATGCCCGTCGCCGACTCAAGAAGACCGCGGCCCAGGTGGCCTATGTGGCCGAGCAGGGCGCCGATGCCCAGCGCTGCCTGGAAGAACTGGCCTGCCCCGCCTTCTACCGCAACGGCGAGGATGTGGCCGTGGACGAGAATCTCTGCACCGGCTGCATGGTCTGTCTGCAGGTGGCCCCCAAGGCCTTCAAGGCCAGAAAGCGCGCCTAG
- a CDS encoding glutamate-5-semialdehyde dehydrogenase — MTLAHEMTLLGQKAKEAARLLAKASPAAKNAALTRLAALLEEREAGLRAANAQDLDAARARGLDAPRMDRLTLHPAVLADMRAACLHVAGLPDPVGALDSQWQRPNGLLVGRMRVPLGVIAMIYEARPNVTIDAAILCLKAGNAVILRGGSEALHSNTALAALLRQALEEAGLPADAAQLVTTTDHAAVTELCKLDQYIDVMIPRGGEGLVRAVTEAATMPVLKHYKGVCHAFVDADADLDKALDIVFNGKVQRPGVCNALECLLVHKDCAAAFLPRVGRRLGEAGVEFRACPASLPLLGPTARPQTPDDLGQEFHALILAVRVVDDMDQALAHIARYGSNHTEIICTNDHGHAMRFLREADASMVAVNASTRFNDGGQLGLGAEIGISTSKLHAYGPMGVQELTTTKFVVFGQGQVRQ; from the coding sequence ATGACTTTGGCACACGAAATGACCCTGCTCGGCCAAAAGGCCAAGGAAGCCGCCCGCCTGCTGGCCAAGGCCAGCCCCGCGGCCAAGAACGCCGCCCTCACCCGTCTGGCCGCCCTGCTCGAGGAGCGGGAAGCCGGGCTGCGCGCCGCCAACGCGCAGGATCTGGACGCGGCCCGCGCCCGTGGCCTGGACGCCCCCCGCATGGACCGCCTGACCCTGCATCCCGCGGTACTGGCCGACATGCGTGCCGCCTGCCTGCATGTGGCCGGCCTGCCCGACCCCGTGGGCGCCCTGGACAGCCAGTGGCAGCGCCCCAACGGCCTGCTGGTGGGGCGCATGCGCGTGCCGCTGGGCGTCATCGCCATGATCTACGAGGCCCGTCCCAACGTGACCATCGATGCGGCCATCCTCTGCCTGAAAGCGGGCAATGCCGTGATCCTGCGCGGCGGCAGCGAGGCCCTGCACTCCAACACCGCTCTGGCCGCCCTGCTGCGCCAGGCCCTGGAAGAGGCCGGCCTGCCCGCTGATGCGGCCCAGCTGGTGACGACCACGGATCACGCCGCGGTCACCGAGCTGTGCAAGCTCGACCAGTACATCGACGTCATGATCCCGCGCGGTGGCGAAGGTCTGGTGCGTGCCGTGACCGAAGCCGCCACCATGCCGGTGCTCAAGCATTACAAGGGCGTCTGCCATGCCTTCGTGGACGCTGACGCGGACCTGGACAAGGCCCTGGACATCGTTTTCAACGGCAAGGTGCAGCGTCCCGGCGTCTGCAATGCCCTGGAGTGCCTGCTGGTGCACAAGGACTGCGCCGCGGCCTTCCTGCCCCGTGTGGGCCGGCGTCTGGGCGAGGCCGGTGTGGAGTTCCGCGCCTGCCCCGCTTCCCTGCCGCTGCTGGGCCCCACGGCCAGGCCCCAGACCCCTGACGACCTGGGGCAGGAGTTCCACGCCCTGATCCTGGCCGTCCGCGTGGTGGACGACATGGACCAGGCCCTGGCGCACATCGCCCGCTACGGCTCCAACCACACGGAGATCATCTGCACCAACGATCACGGGCACGCCATGCGCTTCCTGCGCGAGGCCGACGCCTCCATGGTGGCGGTCAATGCCTCCACCCGCTTCAATGACGGCGGCCAGCTGGGCCTTGGCGCGGAGATCGGCATCTCCACGTCCAAGCTCCATGCCTATGGCCCCATGGGCGTGCAGGAACTGACCACCACCAAGTTCGTGGTCTTCGGCCAGGGGCAGGTGCGGCAATAG
- a CDS encoding amino acid ABC transporter permease, whose translation MVIDIPFFTQEVIPALNQGLKVSIALIIPASILGFVGGVALGCLRAFGGPWCSRLGNWYTAIIRGVPLAVQLMMIYYALPKMGIYFEPYGAALLSFILCSAAYHSEYIRGALLSIRQGQIKAAQALGMTTFQTVFWIVIPQAARRALPGCGNEIIYLIKYSSLAMLVTCNELMSEAKVLASDTFRNTEVFLAVGLYYLILVSLATWCLRWLEKRYSIPGFGNR comes from the coding sequence GTGGTCATCGACATCCCCTTCTTCACCCAGGAGGTCATCCCGGCCCTCAACCAGGGCCTGAAGGTGTCCATCGCCCTCATCATCCCGGCCAGCATCCTGGGCTTCGTGGGCGGTGTGGCGCTGGGCTGCCTGCGGGCTTTCGGCGGTCCCTGGTGCAGCCGGCTGGGCAACTGGTATACCGCCATCATCCGCGGCGTGCCGCTGGCCGTGCAGCTGATGATGATCTATTACGCCCTGCCCAAGATGGGCATCTATTTCGAGCCCTACGGCGCCGCCCTGCTGAGCTTCATCCTGTGCAGCGCCGCCTACCATTCGGAATACATCCGCGGCGCCCTGCTCTCCATCCGCCAGGGACAGATCAAGGCCGCCCAGGCCCTGGGCATGACCACCTTCCAGACGGTGTTCTGGATCGTCATCCCCCAGGCCGCCCGCCGTGCCCTGCCCGGCTGCGGCAACGAGATCATCTACCTCATCAAGTACAGCTCCCTCGCCATGCTCGTGACCTGTAACGAGCTCATGAGCGAAGCCAAGGTGCTGGCCTCGGACACCTTCCGCAATACCGAAGTTTTCCTGGCCGTGGGCCTCTACTACCTCATCCTGGTCTCCCTGGCCACCTGGTGCCTGCGCTGGCTGGAAAAGCGCTACAGCATCCCCGGCTTCGGCAACCGCTAG